One stretch of Pseudoalteromonas shioyasakiensis DNA includes these proteins:
- a CDS encoding marine proteobacterial sortase target protein — translation MLSNRTKRLLFGSLFILLLGYAVNPAFAENASAELRFYDDSNSQVSSGLLVKNDVTMTLTGLINHVVVKQRYQNPHPFSVNARYVFPLPDESAVHAMQMQIGERIITGNIALKQQAEQQFEQAQKQGKRAALVRQQRANIFSTDVANLGAGEEIEITLQYQEIIGFRDGVFSLRFPTTITPRYEPLTAELQQTVNTEKKFEPTTDTEQVASAWLKPVFYRAKSQESDASLNLVISMDIGLELSDISANLAGMQIDNPSFGQYQLSLNRDVPMDRDFELEFKPLDKAHSQAAFFTETVAGQEYGLLMLVPPSDHFTSQARLSREMVFVIDTSGSMHGQSMEQAKQALFYALSLLDENDSFNIIGFDDEVSVLSDTPMIANDFNIRRAERFIYGLQADGGTEIAKALTQVLDGKQHDGFVRQVVFLTDGSVGNETQLFKQIQTGLGDSRLFTVGIGSAPNSFFMTRAADIGRGTFTFISSTSQVQPKMQLLFNKLAHPAVTKLALEGDKGALEYWPSPLPDLYFSEPVLVAVKLDGSQHLTLKGQTNSGPMTINLATNNAASGEGIARLWARQKIKSLLLYNEKQAVRAEVETLALQHHLLSPFTAFIAVDNYAGNEIAERSMQVRNKLPNGMTLPQTDGQSRVFMLLGLMLIASSWLWQWRR, via the coding sequence ATGTTGAGTAACCGTACCAAAAGGCTTCTTTTTGGGAGCCTTTTTATCCTCTTATTAGGCTATGCCGTTAATCCAGCATTTGCTGAAAATGCCAGTGCCGAACTGCGTTTTTATGATGACTCAAATAGCCAAGTGTCGTCGGGTTTATTAGTGAAAAACGATGTCACTATGACGCTCACCGGGCTTATTAATCATGTTGTTGTTAAACAGCGTTATCAAAACCCGCACCCATTTTCGGTAAATGCCCGGTATGTGTTTCCGTTGCCTGATGAAAGTGCTGTTCATGCCATGCAAATGCAAATTGGTGAGCGTATTATCACAGGCAATATTGCCCTTAAGCAGCAGGCTGAACAGCAATTTGAGCAAGCTCAAAAGCAGGGTAAACGTGCCGCTTTAGTGCGTCAGCAACGTGCTAATATTTTCTCTACCGATGTGGCAAACCTTGGAGCTGGTGAAGAAATTGAAATCACCTTGCAATATCAGGAGATCATCGGTTTTCGTGATGGTGTATTTTCATTGCGTTTTCCTACAACGATTACACCGCGTTACGAACCTTTGACGGCAGAGCTTCAGCAAACAGTTAATACAGAGAAAAAGTTTGAGCCAACAACTGACACAGAGCAAGTGGCATCAGCTTGGTTAAAACCTGTTTTTTACCGTGCGAAAAGCCAAGAGTCTGATGCGAGCTTAAACCTTGTTATCTCGATGGATATTGGCCTTGAACTGAGTGATATCAGCGCTAATTTAGCGGGCATGCAAATCGATAATCCAAGCTTTGGTCAGTACCAATTATCACTTAATCGTGATGTTCCAATGGATAGAGACTTTGAGCTCGAATTTAAACCCCTTGATAAAGCCCATTCACAAGCTGCATTTTTTACCGAAACAGTAGCAGGGCAAGAATATGGCTTACTGATGTTAGTGCCGCCAAGCGATCACTTTACCTCGCAGGCACGCCTTTCGCGTGAAATGGTGTTTGTTATTGATACCTCTGGCTCAATGCATGGTCAATCTATGGAACAGGCCAAACAAGCCCTGTTCTATGCCTTATCGTTATTAGATGAAAATGACAGTTTTAACATTATAGGTTTTGATGACGAAGTGTCGGTATTAAGTGATACACCTATGATTGCCAATGATTTTAACATCCGCCGCGCAGAGCGCTTTATTTATGGTTTACAAGCAGATGGTGGCACCGAAATAGCAAAAGCACTGACTCAGGTACTTGATGGTAAACAGCATGATGGTTTTGTACGCCAAGTGGTGTTTTTAACAGATGGCAGTGTTGGTAATGAAACGCAGCTATTTAAGCAAATTCAAACGGGTTTAGGTGACAGTAGGCTATTTACTGTCGGTATCGGCAGCGCACCTAATAGCTTTTTTATGACTAGGGCTGCCGATATTGGCCGTGGTACTTTCACTTTTATTAGTAGTACCAGTCAAGTACAGCCAAAAATGCAACTGCTTTTTAATAAGCTGGCACACCCCGCTGTTACAAAGCTTGCTCTTGAAGGCGATAAAGGTGCACTTGAATATTGGCCGTCGCCGTTACCGGACCTGTATTTTTCTGAGCCTGTTTTGGTTGCAGTAAAGCTTGATGGCAGTCAGCACTTAACGTTAAAGGGGCAAACAAATTCAGGGCCAATGACTATTAATTTAGCAACGAATAATGCCGCAAGCGGTGAAGGTATAGCAAGGCTTTGGGCAAGACAAAAAATTAAGTCTCTGCTGCTATATAACGAAAAACAGGCGGTACGCGCAGAAGTCGAAACATTGGCACTTCAGCATCATTTACTCAGCCCTTTTACAGCTTTTATTGCGGTTGATAACTATGCGGGTAATGAGATTGCAGAGCGTTCAATGCAAGTACGAAACAAACTACCGAACGGCATGACACTTCCGCAAACCGACGGACAAAGCCGGGTGTTTATGCTACTGGGGTTGATGTTGATTGCATCCTCGTGGTTATGGCAATGGCGACGCTAA
- the pdsO gene encoding sortase-associated OmpA-like protein PdsO: MKKLIIAAVITSALTATPFAEAASKTKQETPKETAIGLGAGAVVGGIVGGPVGAFIGAFAGGLIGEKEAAENTIDEQAHALVLMKEQTADYQQVIADNEALSEQLELLADEKEQLLQAQLNTLLAMTVQFKTGSSEIAPHFANQLDKVAQLLIAQPNLAIDLSGFADQRGDELANLMLSKQRVNAVQSYLIKQGVPHTRLTATAFGEQQSVADSNNYEDNVFDRRVTLTTRPVAQSRLRTAQSNH, from the coding sequence ATGAAAAAATTAATTATTGCCGCTGTCATCACATCAGCTCTAACTGCAACCCCTTTTGCAGAAGCTGCGAGTAAAACAAAACAAGAGACACCGAAAGAAACGGCCATTGGCCTAGGTGCTGGTGCAGTTGTAGGTGGCATAGTAGGAGGCCCAGTTGGCGCATTTATTGGCGCGTTTGCTGGTGGCTTAATTGGCGAAAAAGAAGCGGCAGAAAACACCATTGATGAGCAAGCCCACGCATTAGTTTTAATGAAAGAGCAAACCGCAGATTACCAACAAGTGATTGCTGATAATGAAGCCCTTAGTGAGCAACTTGAATTATTAGCTGATGAAAAAGAGCAGTTACTACAAGCCCAATTAAACACCTTACTGGCTATGACGGTACAGTTTAAAACCGGCTCTAGCGAAATAGCTCCGCACTTTGCTAATCAACTCGACAAAGTCGCGCAGTTACTCATAGCCCAGCCAAATCTTGCTATCGATTTAAGTGGTTTTGCTGATCAGCGCGGTGATGAGCTAGCTAATTTAATGCTCTCGAAACAGCGTGTAAATGCAGTGCAAAGTTATTTGATTAAGCAAGGCGTGCCTCATACCCGTTTAACCGCAACCGCCTTTGGTGAGCAGCAAAGTGTCGCTGATTCAAATAACTACGAAGACAACGTGTTTGATCGCCGCGTAACCTTAACGACACGCCCTGTGGCACAAAGTCGTTTACGCACAGCGCAAAGTAACCACTAA
- the pdsR gene encoding proteobacterial dedicated sortase system response regulator gives MKKIAIVEDETAIRENYTEMLSAQGYQVVGFADRASAELAFSQSLPDLAIVDIGLGHEVDGGFLLCQTLRSLSKTLPIIFLTARDSEIDTVCGLRMGADDYLTKDISMAHLAARIGALFRRLDAFDQPADQTALLHRGPLKLDTQRMQVFWQEQLVDLTVTEFWMVHSLAQRPGHVKSRNELMSDAKIYVDDSTITSHVKRIRKKFIALDDAFDCIDTVYGMGYRWEQA, from the coding sequence ATGAAGAAAATAGCAATCGTTGAAGATGAAACAGCAATCCGCGAAAACTACACAGAAATGCTCAGTGCTCAGGGCTATCAAGTTGTAGGCTTTGCTGACAGAGCCAGTGCTGAACTGGCATTTAGTCAATCTTTACCAGATTTAGCCATTGTTGATATTGGCCTTGGCCATGAAGTGGATGGTGGTTTTTTACTTTGCCAAACATTACGCAGTCTATCTAAAACCTTACCGATTATATTTTTAACCGCCCGTGATAGCGAAATTGATACCGTATGCGGCCTGCGTATGGGAGCTGACGATTACTTAACCAAAGACATCAGTATGGCACATCTTGCTGCTCGCATTGGCGCATTGTTTAGGCGCCTTGATGCCTTCGACCAACCAGCTGATCAAACCGCTCTTTTGCATCGCGGTCCATTAAAGTTAGATACCCAGCGCATGCAGGTTTTTTGGCAAGAGCAACTGGTTGATTTAACTGTGACAGAATTTTGGATGGTGCATTCACTTGCACAGCGCCCAGGCCATGTAAAAAGCCGTAACGAATTAATGAGTGATGCGAAAATTTATGTTGATGACAGCACCATTACTTCGCACGTAAAACGCATTCGTAAAAAGTTTATTGCCTTAGATGATGCGTTTGACTGCATTGATACAGTGTACGGTATGGGTTACCGCTGGGAGCAAGCTTAA
- the pdsS gene encoding proteobacterial dedicated sortase system histidine kinase, with the protein MLRFGLRTKFIFLSCFLFLLPWLGYEYVWEMEKFLRQGQEKTLVGTTRALATALHERPALFDSQTNFLDQVVKGRDLYAYNLNNPIQLDGKLSEWQPYQSLFWHYDKRYLQGLSNDHQDSDLSFDHMVGKYENFLYAAFKVTDSSLVYRAKNVLSFTRNDHLQIMLKTPEGKFNSYVVAARQDGWVNAFDATTQEPVTKIQGYFKSTDTGYNIELRFPLAMLGNKLGFAIEDWDEDKVEPQLMSTSNLQNPNDIGSVLVPSPEINRILKGMGHSGSRIWVVDNHHRVLAQSGSIHHADGVWADGLKEEPATTWWQRFEQDYLHPLYYKILTRPENEFIDTLHDVAAMQGTHIASALKGKPASSWRLTPDNKAVILSAAYPIWIQDKVIGAVIAEETTNGVRTLRNKSLEKLFNVILAVMLVGTVTLFFFASRISSRIRRLRDNAEQAIDAQGRITGNITYADSNDEIGDLSRSFANIVSRLSGYTDYLENMSSRLSHELRTPVAVVRSSLENLQMQPQSELSQKYLDRASEGVERLGKIITTMSEATRLEQSIQNAETEEFDLTKVITGCMQGYQITYGESLFTLSLDKEPLNVSGAPEFIAQLLDKLINNALEFKTPQSTISVSLTKQDQHALLTISNQGPLLPDGLVEHIFDSMVSVRSQQHQQQPHLGLGLYIVRLICDYHHGKVLAENLDDGTGVVFTVKLPIK; encoded by the coding sequence ATGCTGCGTTTTGGGCTTAGAACAAAGTTTATTTTCTTATCCTGCTTTTTGTTTTTATTGCCTTGGCTTGGCTATGAATATGTTTGGGAAATGGAAAAGTTCTTAAGACAAGGCCAAGAAAAAACCTTAGTTGGTACAACCCGCGCGCTAGCAACGGCATTACATGAGCGGCCCGCTTTATTTGACTCGCAAACCAATTTTTTAGATCAAGTTGTAAAAGGTCGAGATTTATATGCCTATAACCTAAATAACCCGATTCAACTTGATGGTAAATTGTCGGAGTGGCAACCTTATCAAAGTTTATTTTGGCATTATGACAAGCGCTACTTACAGGGGTTAAGTAACGATCATCAAGATAGTGATCTAAGTTTTGATCACATGGTAGGCAAATACGAAAACTTCCTTTATGCGGCTTTTAAAGTCACAGATAGTTCACTGGTGTATCGTGCTAAAAATGTGCTTAGTTTTACCCGTAATGATCACTTACAGATCATGTTAAAAACACCTGAAGGTAAATTTAATAGTTATGTGGTGGCCGCCCGCCAAGATGGTTGGGTTAATGCCTTTGATGCTACAACACAAGAGCCTGTCACGAAAATTCAAGGCTATTTCAAAAGCACCGACACGGGTTACAATATAGAGCTGCGTTTTCCGCTTGCGATGCTAGGTAATAAGCTTGGTTTTGCGATTGAAGATTGGGATGAAGACAAGGTTGAGCCTCAGCTTATGTCGACCTCAAACCTACAAAACCCCAATGATATCGGCTCTGTTTTAGTGCCTTCGCCAGAAATTAACCGTATTTTGAAAGGCATGGGCCACAGTGGCAGTCGAATTTGGGTGGTCGATAACCATCATCGTGTACTTGCACAATCAGGCTCAATTCACCATGCCGATGGTGTTTGGGCAGACGGCCTAAAAGAGGAGCCCGCAACAACCTGGTGGCAACGTTTTGAGCAAGATTACTTACACCCTCTGTACTATAAGATTCTGACGCGCCCAGAGAATGAATTCATTGATACCTTACATGACGTAGCAGCGATGCAAGGCACACATATTGCGAGTGCCTTAAAAGGAAAACCCGCATCATCATGGCGCTTAACCCCAGATAACAAAGCCGTTATTTTATCGGCGGCCTACCCTATTTGGATCCAAGATAAAGTAATTGGTGCAGTAATCGCAGAAGAAACTACCAACGGCGTGCGTACATTACGTAACAAGTCACTAGAAAAGCTATTTAATGTCATTTTAGCGGTGATGCTTGTTGGCACTGTGACCCTGTTCTTTTTTGCTTCAAGAATTTCCAGCCGTATCCGCCGCTTACGTGATAATGCTGAACAAGCCATTGATGCCCAAGGGCGGATCACTGGCAACATAACCTATGCCGACTCTAATGATGAAATTGGCGACCTTTCTCGCAGCTTTGCCAATATTGTTAGTCGCTTAAGTGGTTATACTGATTATTTAGAAAATATGTCATCACGGCTATCCCATGAGCTGCGTACACCTGTGGCTGTTGTTCGTTCATCACTTGAAAATTTACAAATGCAGCCACAATCTGAGCTCAGCCAAAAATACTTAGACCGTGCCAGTGAAGGGGTTGAGCGATTAGGTAAAATTATTACCACCATGAGTGAAGCGACGCGTCTAGAACAAAGCATTCAAAACGCCGAAACAGAAGAGTTTGATCTCACCAAGGTGATCACTGGATGTATGCAAGGCTATCAAATAACCTATGGTGAAAGCCTATTTACTCTGTCGCTTGATAAAGAACCATTAAATGTCAGTGGCGCACCAGAGTTTATTGCCCAATTACTCGATAAACTTATCAACAATGCACTTGAATTTAAAACCCCACAAAGCACAATTTCAGTTAGCTTAACCAAGCAAGATCAACATGCGCTATTAACGATTAGCAACCAAGGGCCTTTGTTACCCGATGGTTTAGTTGAACACATTTTTGACTCAATGGTATCTGTGAGGAGCCAACAACATCAGCAGCAGCCCCACTTGGGTTTAGGTCTATATATTGTAAGGCTTATTTGCGATTACCATCACGGTAAGGTATTGGCAGAAAATTTAGATGATGGCACAGGTGTTGTGTTTACTGTGAAGCTGCCTATTAAATAA
- a CDS encoding DUF1543 domain-containing protein has protein sequence MALFLVYLGGRIQGCHIEMHDVRFVVGDNIEQTYSKLKAQWVGDKSKVHMDSYMQIQHIDGYQVEVVDTQHSQAEKLYFVNLGAYRADSLAEQHDFALYVARSSEEAKQRAKESLLAGMTHLHKDDLHDVDDCFAIDLLDSNLSIKLTPSGQAQAMKPDWFGYHVL, from the coding sequence ATGGCACTTTTTTTAGTCTATTTGGGCGGTCGTATTCAAGGATGCCACATTGAAATGCACGATGTTAGATTTGTCGTAGGCGATAACATTGAACAAACCTATTCAAAGCTTAAAGCACAGTGGGTGGGTGATAAAAGCAAAGTACATATGGATAGCTACATGCAAATTCAGCATATCGATGGCTATCAGGTTGAAGTAGTTGATACTCAACATAGCCAAGCTGAAAAACTGTATTTTGTGAATTTAGGTGCCTATCGAGCAGATAGCCTTGCTGAGCAACATGATTTTGCCTTGTACGTTGCGCGTAGCAGTGAAGAAGCAAAGCAACGCGCTAAAGAGTCTTTATTGGCTGGAATGACTCATCTTCATAAAGATGATTTACACGATGTGGACGATTGTTTTGCGATTGATTTGCTTGATAGCAACTTATCAATCAAATTAACGCCAAGTGGGCAGGCACAAGCCATGAAGCCCGACTGGTTTGGTTATCATGTATTGTGA
- a CDS encoding sigma 54-interacting transcriptional regulator, which yields MNEVTKPRVLLVDDDASLLKLLAIRIESKGYLVSTVESGIEALQALKSQTYDAVITDLRMDEMDGMALHRQLQSRYPSMPVIMMTAHGSIPDAVEATKQGIFAFITKPVDKDELFDSLAKAIEIHGVHGDETPTQTNIVTRSGAMLHLLEQVKLLGPTQVNVLISGASGTGKELLAQAIHQHSHVSEGPFVAINCGAVPGELLESELFGHKKGAFTGAVKDHQGLFQQAQGGTLFLDEIGDMPLNLQVKLLRVLQEKTIRPVGFQEEIPIDVRVVSATHKNLPEAISNQQFREDLYYRLNVVNLKLPPLCERREDISLLAQHFAGLIANRMGQEQKQFANDAMHALVRYDWPGNIRQLQNVIEQVVALTPGKVIAAQLVESALNSNASIAEPLSLNDAKKEFERDYLINTLKMSAGNVAEAAKLAKRNRSDFYKLIKKHNINVESLI from the coding sequence ATGAATGAAGTAACAAAACCACGAGTTTTATTAGTTGATGACGATGCTAGTTTATTAAAGTTATTGGCGATTAGAATTGAGTCTAAAGGCTACTTGGTAAGTACTGTTGAAAGTGGCATTGAGGCATTACAAGCGCTAAAAAGCCAAACCTATGATGCGGTGATCACTGACTTAAGAATGGATGAAATGGACGGCATGGCCCTGCATCGCCAGCTGCAAAGTCGTTATCCTTCGATGCCGGTGATTATGATGACAGCGCATGGTTCGATTCCTGATGCAGTTGAAGCAACTAAACAAGGTATATTTGCGTTTATTACCAAGCCGGTTGATAAAGATGAGCTGTTCGACAGCCTTGCTAAAGCTATCGAGATCCATGGTGTACATGGTGATGAAACACCGACACAAACAAATATTGTCACCCGCAGCGGCGCGATGTTGCATTTACTTGAGCAAGTTAAATTGCTTGGCCCAACGCAAGTGAATGTGTTGATTTCCGGTGCCAGCGGAACAGGTAAAGAGCTGCTAGCACAAGCGATACATCAACATAGCCATGTTAGTGAAGGGCCATTTGTTGCTATTAACTGCGGCGCTGTGCCGGGGGAGCTTTTAGAATCTGAATTGTTTGGTCATAAAAAAGGCGCGTTTACAGGCGCGGTAAAAGACCACCAAGGTTTGTTTCAACAAGCCCAAGGTGGTACCCTTTTTCTAGACGAAATAGGTGATATGCCGCTAAATTTACAAGTAAAGCTGCTAAGGGTTTTACAAGAGAAAACCATTCGCCCTGTGGGCTTTCAAGAAGAAATCCCAATTGATGTGAGGGTGGTGTCAGCGACTCACAAGAACCTCCCTGAGGCAATCAGCAACCAGCAATTCCGTGAAGATTTATATTACCGATTAAATGTGGTGAACTTAAAACTCCCCCCGCTTTGTGAGCGCAGAGAAGATATTAGTTTGCTAGCACAGCATTTTGCAGGTTTAATTGCTAACCGTATGGGACAAGAGCAAAAGCAATTTGCTAATGATGCGATGCATGCCTTGGTTCGCTATGACTGGCCGGGTAATATTCGTCAATTACAGAATGTGATAGAGCAGGTAGTAGCCCTAACACCCGGTAAAGTGATTGCAGCTCAGCTCGTAGAAAGTGCATTAAACAGCAATGCTAGTATTGCTGAGCCGCTTTCTTTAAATGATGCAAAAAAAGAATTTGAGCGAGATTATTTAATTAATACGCTGAAAATGTCAGCGGGTAATGTTGCCGAAGCCGCTAAGCTTGCGAAACGTAATCGCTCAGATTTTTATAAATTAATTAAAAAGCACAATATTAATGTTGAAAGCTTAATATAA
- a CDS encoding HAMP domain-containing histidine kinase gives MQNKVAIKMKQLVNWRPSLISQFVCSILLSLLPLSLVVILFLNALNKQLALTQEIVGDNYELTKAFNNLKQDLNSLERATRQNWVLKSESLDSLIANKWQSSLQSVDELIFLSPTADYVSQWRQLAEVLQFAEQHLLVEQKQDGELFAPASKLISEQTNWLKEQNELRITKNQQQLKALQASFINWLIALIPLTLLVGGGFLWRISGRLRELTNVIDKLGQGHWQQKIHVRGSSELVELGNKLEWVQAQLHMLEQQKDTFLRHVTHELKTPLASMVEGTDLLADEIVGPINSEQQAVLELITQSMVRLRVMIESLLSYNAIRTSKQSLSELNFNVMMNKIERHFEHRLSARDLSIVWVNELPNKALFISIELLEMVLIQLTSNALKFSPEHESVIIKASLKQGQLILNVSDLGEGIDDTEKAAVFGAFYQGKNAKQHTEMSSGLGLTIVKETVEQLNGKLSITDNDPQGCVFTAILPIQLTQGVN, from the coding sequence ATGCAAAATAAAGTAGCGATAAAAATGAAACAGTTAGTCAACTGGCGGCCTAGTCTCATTAGTCAGTTCGTTTGTAGTATTTTGCTGTCTTTACTGCCGTTATCTTTAGTGGTGATTTTGTTTTTAAATGCCCTTAATAAGCAGCTTGCGCTGACCCAAGAAATCGTCGGTGACAATTACGAACTTACCAAAGCATTCAATAACCTTAAACAAGACTTAAATAGTTTAGAAAGGGCGACTCGACAAAATTGGGTGCTTAAGAGTGAATCTCTCGATAGCCTGATTGCTAACAAGTGGCAATCTTCTTTGCAAAGTGTTGATGAGCTTATTTTTTTGAGCCCTACAGCTGATTATGTGTCGCAGTGGCGTCAGCTTGCTGAGGTATTACAATTTGCAGAGCAGCATTTGCTAGTTGAACAAAAGCAAGATGGTGAGCTGTTTGCTCCTGCTAGCAAGCTTATCAGTGAACAAACAAACTGGCTTAAAGAGCAAAATGAATTACGGATCACAAAAAACCAACAGCAATTAAAAGCATTACAAGCTTCATTTATTAATTGGTTAATAGCATTAATTCCACTCACGCTATTGGTAGGTGGTGGATTTCTATGGCGGATAAGCGGACGCCTACGAGAGCTTACCAATGTTATTGATAAATTAGGGCAAGGGCACTGGCAGCAAAAAATTCATGTTCGTGGTTCTTCAGAATTAGTTGAATTAGGCAATAAACTTGAATGGGTACAAGCACAGTTACATATGCTTGAGCAGCAAAAAGATACTTTTTTGCGTCATGTGACACATGAGTTGAAAACCCCCCTAGCTTCTATGGTTGAAGGCACAGATTTACTTGCAGATGAAATTGTTGGCCCAATCAATAGCGAGCAACAAGCAGTCCTTGAGCTAATAACACAAAGTATGGTGCGACTTAGAGTCATGATTGAAAGCTTATTGAGTTACAACGCTATCCGCACTAGTAAGCAAAGCCTGAGCGAGCTTAATTTTAACGTGATGATGAATAAAATTGAGCGTCATTTTGAGCACCGATTATCTGCGCGTGACTTATCCATTGTTTGGGTTAACGAGTTACCAAATAAAGCCTTGTTTATATCAATAGAACTACTTGAAATGGTGCTTATTCAGCTGACCTCAAATGCGTTAAAGTTTTCGCCAGAACATGAGTCAGTGATAATCAAGGCAAGCTTAAAGCAGGGGCAATTAATTTTGAATGTAAGCGACTTAGGCGAAGGCATTGATGATACTGAAAAAGCCGCTGTGTTCGGGGCTTTTTACCAAGGCAAGAATGCAAAACAACATACTGAAATGAGCAGCGGACTGGGTTTAACCATAGTCAAAGAAACCGTTGAGCAATTAAACGGTAAGCTCTCTATTACTGATAATGACCCTCAAGGGTGTGTATTTACAGCCATCTTACCAATTCAATTAACCCAAGGAGTTAACTGA
- a CDS encoding EF-hand domain-containing protein, whose protein sequence is MKITAISAAVLINLVTVDCYAFDLQTTFNELDKDSNGFLSEAEASEDALLHSNFTQIDSNQDGQISFSEFQSFIQ, encoded by the coding sequence ATGAAGATTACGGCCATTTCAGCCGCAGTGTTGATAAACCTAGTTACGGTAGACTGTTATGCATTCGATCTGCAAACGACTTTTAACGAGCTAGATAAAGACAGTAACGGCTTTTTGAGTGAAGCAGAGGCATCTGAAGATGCATTATTACATAGCAACTTTACTCAAATAGATAGTAACCAAGATGGTCAAATTTCATTTTCTGAGTTTCAGTCGTTTATTCAATAG
- a CDS encoding EF-hand domain-containing protein: MRIFWLASCTLITISFNSLALDVKQRFDHLDKDKNGFLSLQELSSQPHLQKRMAEWDTDKDQQISLLEFKHYLTNKS; the protein is encoded by the coding sequence ATGAGAATTTTCTGGCTTGCTTCATGTACCTTAATTACAATAAGCTTCAATAGCTTAGCATTGGATGTAAAACAAAGATTTGATCACCTAGATAAAGACAAAAATGGCTTTTTGTCTTTGCAAGAACTGTCATCCCAACCACACTTGCAAAAACGCATGGCAGAGTGGGATACAGATAAAGATCAACAAATTTCGCTCCTAGAATTTAAACACTATTTAACAAACAAGAGTTAA
- a CDS encoding EF-hand domain-containing protein codes for MSKLTFASLILCCGFSTLGFAADSIGEKFKQLDRNDDGYLTRSESARDPALWSRFKNYDSDKDNKLSLSEFKVYASK; via the coding sequence ATGTCAAAATTAACCTTTGCCAGCCTAATTTTATGTTGTGGATTTAGCACATTGGGTTTTGCTGCAGATAGTATTGGTGAAAAATTTAAACAACTTGACCGTAATGACGATGGCTACCTTACTCGCTCAGAGTCTGCAAGAGATCCTGCTCTATGGTCACGTTTTAAAAATTACGACAGCGATAAAGATAATAAATTATCGCTGAGTGAATTTAAGGTCTACGCAAGTAAATAA